Part of the Rhinoderma darwinii isolate aRhiDar2 chromosome 2, aRhiDar2.hap1, whole genome shotgun sequence genome, AGACTCAGTGCAGTGACAATACAGTATGTAAAGGTTAGCTGTCATTTCATAAACCTTCTGCCGtggcatagagacatgtcagagttTGgatcagtgtggtctgggtgctgagacttTCCACAATTAATCTGCTGAGCATGTGCTCCTTTGGCTCCTTCTggcatttgtcagctctccttggAGTGCTGCGTATGGACTGAAAGAAAGTAAAGTAGTAAAGTACATGGAAACTATGTAGCCCATACGTGGCTCTCCAATGAGATGCAGAGGAGGTCTGAAGAgatataggggcagatttacttgtTATTGCCCCAGAATTTTGGCCTTGAGTGcaccttttttggggggcaaatcAATTTAGACAAATGTATTATTGATTTGCGctaaaaagaacagatgtttacATCTCACTAGACACTTAATGGTTGAAAGTGTGCCAAAATTTTAGTGCACAAAAGTGGCatgaactaagccaaccaagagctaGAATATGGTAAAAACAAAAGTGCCCAACATGTATAACGAAATGCGCCAAATTGTTCATACAACGTACGCCGCTTTGATAATTTTAACTTGATATAACTTTTACTTGAGCAATAACAAGAGGATGGGTAGTAGTGTCATATACTTGATCTTCTGCACAAAGGAGAAGTGACATATCAGAGCTAGTCAGCAAAAAGCCACCaccgtaagggcacgttcacacgtggcgaaattgctgtggaattccataggctgcggtgcggaatttgttgtccgcagcatacactggctgttgcggacttgatgcgtacttgtggcataatttctccattgacttcaacggagtTGCAAAATtcggcaatgaaatccgcagatgttatgtgtgttgcgttgcggattgctttcgcaaACAGGAtacttcatcattctggctggacctatgtgtttcgaggtctatagccagactgagatggaatgttttaaaagagagcaggatgtgatCCTCACCTGAacccgcaacgactaatccgcagcattttacttcacattttaggcaaagccgcaacagaatctgcaacgcagattatgtgcgccattgatgcggacagtgtctgcagaattccgctaCGTCTAAACATGCCCTAACAAAGCAACAGGATTCCTGTACCTGGGTTGCCCCCTCAGCCTCTGGGTCCACAGCAGCTACTATGGCGGTAGAGGAGCTTTATAAACCCTTTAggtccagttcacactgagtttttttacgcattttttgacgcggaaaccgcatcggaaaacatgccaaaaaacggctgaaaatgcctcccattgatttcaatgggaagcggaggcgtttttttccagacggaattttgaggcagaattgtcTGCCTGCAAAActcattaggctggattcacatgagcatgttcagtccgtaaaggacggaacgtatttcggccgcaagtcccggaccgaacacactgcagggagccgggctcctagcatcatagttatgtatgacgctaggagtccctgcttctccatggaactactgtcccgtactgaaaacatgattacagtacgggacagttgtcccgcagcgaggcagggactcctagcgtcgtacataacgatgctaggagcccggctccctgtagtgtgtttGGTTCGgggcttgcagccgaaatacgttccatcctttacggaccgaacattctcgtgtgaatccagccttagtgtgcTTTAAAAATCTGAAAACCTTAACATTTCTTTCTAATGCCACGTTATCAAATGTGGAAGTAACTTTCTCCTGTGAGAACATCTTCTGTTCCTGTGTCCCCATAACAACACTTCCTGTCCTGGTGGCTCACTGTTGTTTTATATTATCATAGCAACAAAATCTTGTTAGAAAATCAAAATCACAGGTAAGAAGGGAAAGAAGAATTTATTAAACTGTGCCACAAGGGCATACGAGCAGGAAACGGTGCGTTGTTTTGATAGAGGGGTATAGGAACGAATTATATAAATAATGGGGGCTATAAACAAATGAAACAAATGGTGTGTGGAGAGGGGGCACAAAGAACATTGCAAATATTCATGTACAATATAAATATCCAATGGCATATTAAAATATCTCTCtggatatacagtatgtgtgtatctatatatctatccatctataaaAGTCATTTTCTATTGGGAAATGAATGAAGGGCCTCTGACCTTTTGTATGCGGCCCTGGAAGTCACATCTGTCCTGAGAAGGCTTTTTAATTGATTAATTGCTGATTGGGCGGCAATGAGATGGGGTTTATGATCTTTCGCTGCACCCCTAGGTGATTCCTGCTGGATTTGTCAGCTCTTAATCAATCTCTACGGGGAAAGAGAGACAGGGAGACACAGGAAAGTACTTAATTGCTCTGGGATGATACCAGCTCAGCATATAAAACACATtcttaaacattgctgcagatatGCTGCTTGCACACTCCTGTTTCCCAATAAGCAGGTGATGAAATAAAGAACAATACCAGGGATAAAATACAGACTGGGGATGAGCAATCTAAAGCCACTTGTCATATCTGCAGGTTGTTAACATATAGTGGAACATAATATAAAGAATATACACCCCCACCTCCTCTGTGCCCTGAAAGGTACCCTGTCTATGCCAATCTGCTTTTTTCTCATGTAAATGAGGAGAGAGCCGGTTTGCAGAGGATGGGATAGGATCAGACACTGTGCCTGCAGGCAGCTCAGCtctcagcttctcctcctccttctcatgGCACCAGAGGTCGCTCTTATTTTCTTAAAGACAGTTCACACATCTTTGCCTTCACAGACCTCCCTTATCACTTGGATCTGAGCAGAGTTTCACAGGAGCTACGAGGTGGTGCACACATCATGCCCATATGAACTGGCATGAAGCTAGGCGCCTTGGAGCAATACATCAGCAATCTAGGCTACAGAAAAAGAAGACGCTCCTAGACGGGAAAAAGTTTTTTCTGCCACAGATCAACCTAGGAACCCATTCAACTCTAGAAGAGGTGGCACAGGAGACAGCCTGGCAGGAGCACCTGTTAGCTTGACCAACAGGTGGAACTTTGTAACAAACAGGCAGCGTCAGAGAGTAGCTGGTGCTGGAGGTTGGGTGTTCTCTCTGGGTTTGTCCTTAAGAAGTTTTCACCATTACTTCTAAAAGTGAAGAAGACTTCCTAGCCCTGGCAGCGTCCAGGCTAAGCCGCAGGAAGAGGGTAATTGGTGCGGCCATAGGGGTGGCAATGGTTCTTATTCTTCTCATAGCCATCCCTTTACTGGTCAGTAGCTCTAAGACCAGCAGCCACTATGAGATGCTGGGCAGCTGCAGGATGGTGTGTGACCAGTTCACCCCTCAGACACATGGGGCGTCCTCTGCAGAGTCCAGCCAGGAGTACGGGCTCAtctcccccccaccccacctacagGGGAGCAAACTGGACCAAGGGGCGAAGAAGGGGAAATCAGGACTCCGAGGATTACCGGGACCTCCCGGGCCACCTGGTCCTAAAGGACCTCCAGGGGAGCCCGGACGACCGGGACCGCCTGGCCCTCCGGGACCCGGACCAGGAGGATATGTCTCGTCGTATTACAGCCCAAAGATCGCCTTCTATGCGGGGCTGAGGAAGCCACATGAAGGATATGAGGTTTTGCGCTTCGACGATGTTGTCACCAATGTGGGGAACTACTATGAGCCCTCCACCGGCAAGTTCACCTGCCCCCTGCCTGGCATCTACTTCTTCGCCTACCACGTGCTGATGAGAGGGGGGGACGGCACCAGCATGTGGGCAGATCTGATGAAAAACTCACAGGTAAGACCAGGAACCAGctcgctctatctatctatctatctatctatctatctatctatctatctatctatctatctatctatctatctatctatctatctatctatctatctatctatctatctatctatctatctctcgctctctatataaatatatatatatatatatatatacatatacatatatatatatatatatatatatatctaatctatatctatatctatatctatatatatatctatatatatctatatatatatatatctatatatatatatatatatatctacatatatctatatatatctatatatatatatatatatatatatacacacacacacacacacacacacacacacgcacacgcatacATGCATTTCACCCATTTATATATGCCGTGCAGGTCACTTGTTGGCTTGTGCCAACACTTCTTTTGAAGACCGCTAAAGTGTCAGACAAGTAGATATCGGCTGTGATCAGATAATAGCCGCATCTCTTGCCCTGTCCAGTGGTTATGTTCACCAACATAATTTAAATAAtattagtaataatataataacaaaAAGGTAAgcatttggggtaaatgtgaggcTTATATGCTTAAACCCTCAGTACTTAATTCTCTAAGTAAAATAGGGTGCTCTGGATTGATGATATGCAGAAATTGGTAATAAAACTTAGCACTGTGTAATGTGTTGTCAACAGGTGGATGATGAGAATATTCCTATCTCTAAAATAACTCTGTGTAATATAATCCGACATTTGAATTGTATGTCAAATACActgtctgtctatctctctctctctctctctctctctgtctatctatctatctatcatttattTATACATCTATCTCACTATATAGTAAtggaatatgtatgtatatatatatatatatatatatatatatatatatatatatatatatatatatatatatatatatatatatatattcttatttattttacatttgtcTATCTTCTATCAatctattatctatatatagctgAAACAAATTTTGCCTCTTTCAATATAAATTATTGAATATAAaaacataatataaatacatgatAACCACGACTAATCTTATTTCTTGTTACATAACACATATGATTTCGTATGCTCCGATTCATGCCTATACTTTAATAACCAGTTCTCTCCGCAGTGTCCGTCATGTATATAATGGAGGTGATCCCTATATTTTTGATGTTTATGTGTTATGTACAGTTGCCTTCACTGCAGGGAATTCTGCATTTCCAATTATATCACAATAGGGGAGTATGTAAAGGGACCATTTACAACAATTTCCTCTAAATCCTGAAACCCAGAGTATATAGAGAGTATACACCCCCTACACACGTCGGATTAATGTCCACAGGGACCTTGTTGTAAGCAGTCAGTCGTTTAAATTCGTTTCATTAGGACATAACTCACTACAATGTAACTAATAGGATAACAATATGTCATGAGGGTAAATGTTACTCCCTGTTGCCCACACATTAGTACATTACTGAACACTAACATTATATAAACACTTAGTAGATGGGACCCACTGACATAAAAGTAACATTGAGATGTCCCTCTGCTTGTAATCTAACGAATAATGAAATAACTTGATCTGGGGTGATGTCCCCAAATCTCTAGGACCATCAATATGAGTCCAAATTCAGTACTTTCCGAGTGTCTCATGTTCTCCTTTACTTTCATCAAAGAGTATTTTGTGACCTTGTCATTGCTGGTTTATAAAAGTTCGCTACCAATATATTATACCTTGACGATCTACAGTGTAATGCTTGTAGTTTAATATGTCAGAATGTATAATTATGAAGTgtgttgtgtgtattttttttttgctgcatttacaTACCAATTAGATACCAAAATATTGATATCCGTAACCCTATTTATTATTGGAGTCTCCTCCTTGTGACATGTGCGCTACGCTGCTCTTGTGATGCCAGGGATGAGCTGTGTGACATTAGGGAGGGGGCACCAGCTGCTGCTGCCTGTCCCCTGGTGCTCATTAAGTTGCATACTTTACTCATGTTATTTGTTTAAGCTTCATGTCTACATTGACGTTGTCTGTGCTGCTTCTCAAATCATAAGCTTTTTGGATTTAGGTCCTGGTAAAAGTGCCCTCTGCCCCTGCATTGTGCCAGCATCACCTTCATGTCTCTAGTTACATCCCGAGGCAGGAGAGGAGCCTTTATTGAAGTGACAACAAGGTTGGGTGTGTGGACAATGAGTGACATGTTGTGTAGCACAGGAGCATCAACAAGGATTACAGAGATGTTTGTCCTGCAGTTGAAGCTGGTGAATATTTTATAGAAAGCTCTGACAGTGATCtatattatccccccccccctcccctcctaaaAAATCCCTCAGAACCAGAGTCTCCATCATTATTCTATGGTGACAAACTTTTAAAGGTCTTGGTAATTCAATTTTAGTTAGGTTTTAGTTTGCTTGTGGTATCCTATATGTCACCTACAGGTGTGGCACTCTGCATTGACATTAAAATAGggatggatagatgatagatagatagatagatagatagatagatagatagatagatagatagatagatagatagatagatagatagatagatagatagatagatagatagatagatagatagatagatatgagatagatagatagatagatagatagatagatagatagatagatagatagatagatagatagatagatagatagatagatagatagatagatagatagatagatagatatgagatagatagatagatagatagatagatagatagatagatagatagatagatagatagatagatagatagatagatagatagatagatagattcattTTAGGTACACACGTTATTTATGTAGATAGATAGCTAAATTTATCTTAGGTACACGCATTATCTATATAGATAGATCTACATatagatattttattatataaagaTACTAGATACTGTAGAAAGTTGTtatttatgatatatatatatatatacatatatatatatatatatatatatatatatatatatatatatatatatatatatgtatatcttggTTGGCTTAGACAGAACAGAATAGGTTATGTAACATTTGTATACCCACTTCAAAGGACAGTTTCTCCACTGCTCAGTATCACAGCAGGTGAACTCAAATGAATAACATAAAACCATGACATGATGAAAGATCCTGGCTCAAAATGAGccagcagtgaaagggttaatggtgCTGCAGCCTGAGAGGTCAGCTCAGCAGGTGTAGGACTGGGAAGCTCAAGCGTGGGGATCATTTATCAAGGAGTATAGGGGTTACCCATGACAAAAGAAGGACAATCCTCTTGATTTTCTTGTCTGCATTTTCAGCTCCAGTCAGAATGCCTACAACAAAGCAGTTCCACTAATTGAGACAATCCTTGGTGTAACAGACGTGGTTGTGCTGTGTGCAGGAATTTATGGGATTCCAGAGTCAATAGGAAAAAGCAGAAATATGAACATTGTTATTAGGATTGAAGGTGTGGAAAGCACTACTACTGGGACAAGAGCAGTCTGAAGAATTGAACAGAAATCAATTGCAATTGCTAATCTAAAATACAAATGAAGCAGTTATAATGTAGCATTTTATTGAcatattttaaaaataaagtcATCTAATCTATGTATCTAAATATAAATTCACACAGGTACACAGGGTTATTGTGTGATTGTTAAAGAACAGACACAATTACTGTAAAGAATACAGGGACAAACTGACCACCTGGGCAATAATCTGCAAAGTATCATGTAGCAATCCATATAATCACAGAAAAATGGtagtgctttttttattttttcccccaagAGTCACattaaaatatatgtttatttatattattatgattattattcttATTGGTATTTTGAATCCCCCTCCAAGACAGGCAGATATGGCACAACGCTGGCTTCTTAAAATCATCTGTAATTGGCCTTACATCATAGAGCCCAGTTACTGTCACAGGTAGCAGTGAGATAAAGAAAAACACTGCCCTACTGCATGCACACAAGGATTCTTATAAATATGGAAATCATTTTGCCTAAATTGCACAAATATTAATCTTTGAAAATATGgaaattctacacattcacaAAGTATGCACCAAGTGTTGTCTATGATCACTTGTCTAAAGCCAGGCATATCACTAAATGCCAGGGAGATATGAAAATAACGCAAGAGACACATCATCATAAATGTTTTCGTTCTGTTTAAATACAATGTATCCCCATATCAGGATGATGgctgtaagggtatattcacacgtagtgttttcagacgtaattctggcgttttacgtgtcaaattacgcctgaaaaaacgcccctaatatgcctacaaacacctgcccattgcttgcaatgggttttacgatgttatgtaaaatacaaaatacaacaaaATACAACAATacgcgctgtcaaaatacagcgcgtaaaatgacggctcgtcaaaagaagtgcaggatacttcttgggacatttttggaggcatttttcatagactccattgaaaaacagctccaaaaacggccgtaaaatacgcagcgaaaaacacaagttgcaacaaaaatgcctgaaaatcaggagctgttttcgcctgacgtttttggtcactgcgtgtgaacataccctaaggctggattcacacgagcatgttcggtctgtaaaggacggaacgtattttggccgcaagtcccggaccgaaacacactgcagggagcctggctcctagcatcatagttatgtacgatgctgggagtccctgcctctctgtggaactactgtcccgtactgaaaacatgattatagtacgggacagttgtcccgcagcgaggcagggactcctagcgtcctacataactatgatgctaggagcccggctccctgtagtgtgttcagtccgggacttgcgcccgaaatacgttccgtcctttgcggaccgaacatgctcgtgtgaatccagcctaagaaatAAGACAGATAGAAAGACAGACAGACggagagagatagatgatagatagatagatagatagatagatagatagatagatagatagatagatagatagatagatagatagatagatagatagatagatagatagatagatattgaatAGAATGACTTGAGGGATTCTTCTGATTATAATGAATGCGCCAGAGTACTTTTGTAAAGTTAGATTAGAAGTTTGCTTGCTTGGGTAAGTAATCTTATGAATGGTGAACAGTCCTGGACATTGAGACTGAACATACTGGTCAGTGGTTTTTAGTACTCGATCATCCATGTTGCACTATTTGCTATTGATATTaaccatttttttatggggcatttggaTATTGTGAACTCATTTTGTTAAAAATCTGCATCAGATCATTGTGGCGGCTTAACTGTATCATCGCtgtggatgatgaggtaatacacggatgatgggggttatatacagggatgatgagctaatacacaggaatgatgggggttatatacagggatgatgaggtaatacacggatgatgagctaatacacagggatgatggggttatatacagggatgatggggttatatacagggatgatgaggtaatatacagggatgatcggggttatatacagggatgatgaggtaatacagagggatgatgggggttacatatagGTTGTATAGAGGTatgatggagttatatcatcCCTATTTAAAACCccaatcatccctgtgtattacatcatcatccatgttTATAACCACATCATCCATGTGTATAAccacaacatccctgtgtattaccctcaacatccctgtatataacccccatcatccctgtatataacccccatcccccctatgtgattattactgggtgtgtgcgacagtgcagggagctgggtgactgtaattagagcagggaatgaccctgTGAACATAAAGGGGCAGAGGCGTAGTTAGGTTTTCCAGcactcggggcaaagattcagtttggtgcccccccaacctctttcccgacatctccttccccctcgccgtgtttgttttctctaccaatcaatgatgtgtcatttcttttccacatttctttttatgtaactcgagcataaaaacatttgtacattttacaagcaatatagttctatacacaacaccagacaaagctcagtacatataca contains:
- the C1QL4 gene encoding complement C1q-like protein 4, whose protein sequence is MVLILLIAIPLLVSSSKTSSHYEMLGSCRMVCDQFTPQTHGASSAESSQEYGLISPPPHLQGSKLDQGAKKGKSGLRGLPGPPGPPGPKGPPGEPGRPGPPGPPGPGPGGYVSSYYSPKIAFYAGLRKPHEGYEVLRFDDVVTNVGNYYEPSTGKFTCPLPGIYFFAYHVLMRGGDGTSMWADLMKNSQVRASAIAQDADQNYDYASNSVILHLDVGDEVYVKLDGGKVHGGNTNKYSTFSGFIIYPD